A portion of the Hoylesella buccalis ATCC 35310 genome contains these proteins:
- a CDS encoding FtsB family cell division protein: MKRVNVILSFVNHYKYLIVIVGGFLIVGVLDENSFMKRVQLEWQISDLKEDINKYKSLNEINTKKLRELKRNPSAIKKIARENYFMKADDEDIFVLSDDPKTEQPQSTNETTQ, encoded by the coding sequence TTGAAACGTGTCAATGTCATACTGAGCTTCGTCAATCACTATAAATACCTTATCGTGATTGTTGGCGGATTCCTTATTGTTGGGGTCCTTGATGAGAACAGTTTCATGAAACGTGTACAGCTGGAATGGCAAATCAGTGATTTGAAAGAAGATATCAACAAGTACAAATCGCTGAATGAAATCAACACGAAGAAGCTAAGAGAACTAAAGCGCAACCCCAGTGCCATCAAGAAGATAGCCCGAGAGAACTATTTCATGAAGGCCGACGATGAAGACATTTTCGTGTTGAGTGATGACCCTAAAACAGAACAACCTCAATCGACAAATGAAACAACTCAATAA
- a CDS encoding DUF4369 domain-containing protein, whose protein sequence is MNKILYLLISLVVFTSCANSYHVQGSSNVTDLDGRMLYLKVLQDNDFKNIDSSEVVHGQFQFAGTLDSARMANIFMDDRSVLTFVLEEGDINIKINNTQQTVSGTPLNDKLFKFFNEYNQLKSQQAELVHRHDQAIMNGSNMDVVNAQLNAEAESLSQREDHLVTTFVTDNFDNVLGPGVFFMMTIGNQYPELTPWIEDIMSKATNQFKNDPYVKDYYQKAQENEQIMNGLKDVPAAASQSVPNAQQLPPPASPADLAKPSEKTE, encoded by the coding sequence ATGAATAAGATATTATACCTGCTTATTTCTCTTGTAGTGTTCACGTCTTGCGCGAACAGCTATCATGTGCAAGGGTCATCCAACGTAACCGATTTGGATGGCAGAATGTTGTACCTCAAGGTGCTGCAAGATAACGATTTCAAGAACATCGACTCCAGTGAAGTGGTACATGGGCAGTTTCAGTTCGCAGGAACATTGGATTCGGCTCGCATGGCCAACATCTTCATGGATGACAGGAGCGTGCTTACTTTCGTGTTGGAAGAGGGCGACATCAATATCAAAATCAACAACACCCAGCAGACTGTGAGCGGCACACCCTTGAATGACAAGCTGTTTAAGTTCTTCAATGAGTACAATCAGTTGAAGAGTCAGCAGGCCGAACTGGTGCATCGGCACGACCAAGCCATCATGAATGGAAGCAACATGGATGTGGTTAACGCGCAGCTCAATGCTGAAGCAGAAAGTCTAAGTCAGCGAGAAGACCATCTGGTTACTACCTTCGTGACAGATAATTTCGACAATGTGTTGGGGCCAGGCGTGTTCTTCATGATGACCATCGGTAATCAATATCCCGAGTTGACCCCATGGATTGAGGACATCATGAGCAAGGCTACCAACCAATTCAAGAACGATCCGTACGTTAAAGATTACTATCAAAAGGCACAGGAGAATGAACAAATCATGAATGGCTTGAAGGATGTGCCTGCCGCAGCCAGTCAATCGGTACCGAATGCACAGCAGCTTCCACCACCAGCATCACCTGCTGATTTGGCAAAACCTTCGGAAAAGACAGAGTAG
- a CDS encoding dihydroorotase, giving the protein MTIVIYGGTIVNEGRAFEGSVLIQDDRITSIIEGKKAPCGHYDKCVDATGCFVLPGIIDEHVHFREPGLTAKADIDSESRAAAYGGVTSFFDMPNTVPQTTSLETLLAKHELGKQHSHVNYTFMFGATNQNADLIPALNLHQVPAIKLFMGASTGNMLVDRRETLEQIFRTCPFPIIAHCEDSTLINANMQAYKQRLGEQVDISLHPIIRSEAACYKSTALAVALAKKYGTRLHVAHLTTAKELTFFGSDDNITAEAVIPHLMFYDDDYKTLKSLIKCNPAIKTKADREALRRALTTGEIHTVATDHAPHLLPDKQGGACSAASGMPMVQFSLPTMLELVDAGMLTIERLVTLMCHHPALLFDVNERGFLRENYKADITIVKPNTPWTVTESVIQSKCKWSPMMGHTYQWKVMQTFCNGHLVYDDGVFDDDYRGEALCFRR; this is encoded by the coding sequence ATGACAATAGTTATATACGGTGGAACAATCGTTAATGAAGGTAGGGCTTTCGAAGGCTCTGTGCTGATTCAAGATGACCGTATCACTTCAATCATTGAAGGTAAGAAAGCTCCCTGTGGCCACTACGATAAGTGCGTAGATGCCACAGGGTGTTTCGTGTTACCGGGCATTATCGACGAGCATGTGCACTTTCGTGAGCCGGGATTGACGGCAAAAGCTGATATTGACAGTGAGAGTCGAGCTGCGGCTTACGGTGGTGTGACGTCTTTTTTTGACATGCCCAACACGGTTCCGCAAACTACTTCGCTGGAAACTTTGCTGGCTAAACACGAGTTGGGAAAGCAGCATAGCCACGTCAACTATACCTTTATGTTCGGTGCGACCAATCAAAATGCCGACCTCATTCCAGCACTCAACCTCCATCAAGTGCCGGCCATCAAGTTGTTCATGGGTGCCAGTACAGGGAATATGCTGGTAGACAGGCGGGAAACCTTGGAGCAAATCTTCCGTACTTGTCCATTCCCCATCATTGCGCATTGCGAAGATTCAACCCTCATCAACGCCAACATGCAGGCTTACAAACAGCGGTTGGGAGAGCAGGTGGACATCTCTTTGCATCCCATCATACGCAGTGAAGCGGCATGTTACAAGTCGACTGCCTTGGCAGTGGCATTGGCAAAGAAGTACGGAACACGCCTGCATGTGGCTCATCTCACCACCGCGAAGGAGCTAACGTTCTTTGGTAGCGATGACAACATCACCGCCGAAGCCGTGATACCGCATTTGATGTTCTATGATGATGATTATAAAACCCTGAAAAGTCTAATCAAATGCAACCCTGCCATCAAGACAAAAGCCGACCGTGAGGCGCTAAGAAGGGCACTCACTACAGGGGAAATCCATACCGTAGCGACCGACCACGCTCCTCATTTGCTGCCCGATAAGCAGGGAGGAGCATGTTCTGCCGCTTCTGGCATGCCCATGGTGCAATTCTCTTTGCCCACGATGTTGGAGTTGGTAGATGCGGGTATGCTCACTATTGAGCGGTTGGTCACGTTGATGTGTCATCATCCAGCCCTGTTGTTCGACGTGAACGAGCGGGGCTTCTTGCGCGAAAATTATAAAGCCGACATCACCATCGTCAAGCCAAACACGCCTTGGACGGTGACCGAATCCGTGATTCAAAGCAAGTGTAAGTGGAGTCCAATGATGGGACACACCTATCAATGGAAGGTGATGCAGACCTTCTGCAACGGTCATCTGGTCTACGATGACGGCGTGTTTGACGATGATTATCGAGGTGAGGCCTTGTGTTTCCGGCGATAA
- a CDS encoding metallophosphoesterase — protein MIARIFIFLLFLIILPDVYLDLHYLRKKKNYTWWKRFLWWLPALLMLAYTIKMAIEPNFIPDNPAWIDNYLLLLCLLIVPKAMFSICSVIGLFFCRLRKKRRNWGNLVGLVLSLLLIYIFVYGSTFGIRKLKVKHVEVTFKDLPASFDGYRIVHWSDAHVGSYLKSRRPILERAVDSIRAQQADMVVFTGDLQNIQPSELYPFVGLFKSIKAKDGVYSVLGNHDYSGYIHADAAVKVASERETISRQRQCGWTVLLNENHSIYRGRDSIVIAGGENDGLPPHPARGDIHQTLRGVGDDAFVVMLQHDPSAWRRHILPESKAQLTLSGHTHGGQISVLGIRPSKFMYPEDWGLYQVGNRFLYVTAGLGGLVPFRFGVPAEIVVITLHRQK, from the coding sequence ATGATTGCAAGAATATTCATCTTTCTTCTCTTTCTCATCATCCTTCCGGATGTGTATCTTGACCTGCATTACCTGCGGAAGAAGAAAAATTACACCTGGTGGAAGCGCTTTTTATGGTGGCTTCCCGCTCTCTTGATGCTGGCTTACACCATCAAGATGGCCATCGAACCTAACTTCATCCCCGACAATCCGGCTTGGATTGACAACTATTTGTTGCTGCTTTGCCTGCTCATCGTGCCCAAAGCGATGTTTTCCATCTGTTCGGTTATCGGACTGTTCTTTTGCCGATTGCGCAAAAAACGTCGCAACTGGGGCAACTTGGTGGGACTCGTTCTAAGTTTGTTGCTCATCTATATTTTTGTTTATGGGTCTACCTTCGGCATCAGAAAACTGAAAGTGAAACATGTAGAGGTCACCTTCAAGGATCTACCTGCATCGTTTGATGGCTATCGCATCGTGCATTGGTCTGATGCACATGTGGGGAGTTATCTCAAATCACGCCGCCCCATCTTGGAACGAGCCGTGGACAGTATTCGGGCACAGCAAGCCGATATGGTTGTCTTTACGGGTGACTTGCAAAACATTCAACCCTCCGAACTCTATCCGTTTGTAGGACTTTTTAAATCCATCAAAGCGAAAGATGGTGTTTATTCCGTTTTGGGAAACCATGATTACAGTGGATATATCCATGCCGATGCCGCCGTCAAGGTGGCCAGTGAGCGTGAAACCATTTCGCGTCAGCGACAATGTGGATGGACAGTCTTGCTGAACGAGAACCATTCAATCTACAGAGGACGCGATTCCATCGTCATCGCTGGCGGAGAGAACGATGGACTTCCACCGCATCCAGCACGTGGTGACATCCACCAAACCTTACGAGGTGTAGGCGATGATGCTTTCGTTGTGATGCTGCAGCACGATCCATCGGCATGGCGACGGCACATCCTACCCGAGTCGAAAGCACAACTCACGCTCAGTGGGCACACCCATGGTGGACAGATAAGCGTGTTGGGCATCCGCCCCTCCAAGTTCATGTATCCCGAAGACTGGGGGCTTTATCAGGTGGGCAACCGTTTCCTTTATGTGACAGCCGGACTGGGTGGACTCGTTCCTTTTCGCTTTGGTGTGCCGGCAGAAATAGTCGTTATCACCCTGCATCGACAGAAATAA